In Xanthomonas theicola, a single genomic region encodes these proteins:
- a CDS encoding IS3 family transposase (programmed frameshift): MKKRFSEEQIIGFLREAEAGVAVKDLCRRHGFSEASYYLWRSKFGGMSVPEAKRLKELEAENTRLKKLLAEQLFENDVIKDALRKKLVTAPARRMLVRHLMERGLPERRALAVVRMSASALRYVPRPDRNVELRERILALAQRHKRYGVGMIYLKLRQEQWPVNYKRVERLYQEARLQVRRRKRKKVLLGERQPLLRPGTANQVWSMDFVFDRTAEGRVLKALTIVDDATHEAVAIEVERAISGHGVARVLDRLALTRGLPQVIRTDNGKEFCGKTMVTWAHERGVQLRLIQPGKPNQNAYIESFNGRLRDECLNEHWFPRLLHARTEIETWRREYNEERPKKILGGLTPAAYAQQLAAKAATMKPGL, from the exons GTGAAGAAGCGCTTTTCCGAAGAGCAGATCATCGGCTTCCTGCGTGAGGCCGAAGCCGGCGTGGCGGTGAAGGACCTGTGCCGGCGGCACGGGTTCAGCGAGGCCTCCTACTACCTGTGGCGCAGCAAGTTCGGCGGCATGAGCGTGCCGGAGGCCAAGCGGCTCAAGGAGCTGGAGGCGGAGAACACGCGGCTGAAGAAGCTGCTGGCCGAGCAGCTGTTCGAGAACGACGTCATCAAGGACGCCCTGCGAAAAAAGT TGGTGACCGCACCGGCGCGCAGGATGCTGGTGCGGCACCTGATGGAGCGCGGGCTCCCTGAGCGGCGGGCGCTGGCCGTGGTGCGGATGAGCGCCAGCGCGCTGCGCTACGTCCCACGTCCGGATCGCAACGTCGAGCTGCGCGAGCGGATCCTGGCGCTAGCGCAGCGGCACAAGCGCTACGGCGTCGGGATGATCTATCTGAAGCTGCGGCAGGAGCAGTGGCCGGTGAACTACAAGCGGGTGGAACGGCTGTATCAGGAGGCCAGGTTGCAGGTGCGCCGGCGCAAGCGGAAGAAGGTGCTGCTGGGCGAGCGCCAACCGTTGCTTCGGCCTGGAACCGCCAACCAGGTCTGGTCGATGGACTTCGTGTTCGACCGCACCGCCGAGGGCCGGGTGCTCAAGGCCCTGACCATCGTCGACGATGCCACGCACGAGGCGGTGGCGATCGAGGTGGAGCGGGCCATCTCCGGCCACGGCGTGGCCCGGGTGCTGGATCGGCTGGCGCTGACACGGGGTCTGCCGCAGGTGATCCGCACCGACAACGGCAAGGAGTTCTGCGGCAAGACGATGGTGACGTGGGCCCACGAGCGCGGTGTGCAGCTGCGCTTGATCCAGCCAGGCAAGCCGAACCAGAACGCCTACATCGAGAGCTTCAACGGCCGCCTGCGCGACGAATGCCTCAACGAGCACTGGTTCCCGAGGCTGCTGCACGCCCGCACCGAGATCGAGACCTGGCGACGGGAATATAACGAGGAGCGACCGAAGAAGATCTTGGGCGGCCTGACCCCGGCCGCCTATGCCCAACAGCTAGCGGCCAAAGCCGCTACGATGAAACCCGGACTCTAA
- a CDS encoding MATE family efflux transporter → MSSSSTPAPVRGRELRTTARLALPLVLGHLSAGLISFVDNAIAGHHGTRTLASVTVGTALLWLPMMIPIGTLIALTASVSQLDGGRRHALIGPMFRQALWLSLGLGALMFAFLSVMPMALPQLGIAAEILPGARDFLHAIRWGVPAMVLYFCMRYLSEGMHWTLPTMLLGFGGLLVLAPLGYVLTFGLFGLRERGAGGLGMASAIMMWLQALCFAVYLARSRRFAPLRLFASFEAPDPRALAGLLKTGLPIGITILMEGGLFIVTALLIARQGEVPAAAHQIAINVAQLCFMVPMGVAEATTVRVGRAAGAGDAAGVRGAAQAGYAIVLGTQTLSALGLLLGHDAIVGVYTRDIAVAGLASTLLLYAATFQFPDGVQVLSAGALRGLKDTRVPMLLALCSYWGLGMPLGAGLGLWLGWGPQGMWIGLILGLSAAAVTMAARFRLSSARLLATAVP, encoded by the coding sequence ATGTCTTCGTCCTCCACCCCGGCGCCGGTCCGGGGCCGCGAGTTGCGCACCACCGCGCGACTCGCCCTGCCGCTGGTTCTGGGGCACCTGTCCGCTGGCCTGATCAGCTTCGTCGACAACGCGATCGCCGGTCACCACGGCACCCGCACGCTGGCGTCGGTGACGGTCGGCACCGCGCTGCTGTGGCTGCCGATGATGATCCCGATCGGCACCCTGATCGCCTTGACCGCGTCGGTGTCGCAGCTCGACGGCGGCAGGCGCCATGCGCTGATCGGACCGATGTTCCGCCAGGCGCTGTGGCTGTCGCTGGGCCTGGGCGCGCTGATGTTCGCGTTCCTGAGCGTGATGCCGATGGCGCTGCCGCAGTTGGGGATCGCCGCGGAGATCTTGCCCGGCGCGCGCGATTTCCTGCATGCGATCCGCTGGGGCGTGCCGGCGATGGTGCTGTACTTCTGCATGCGCTATCTCAGCGAGGGCATGCACTGGACGCTGCCGACCATGCTGCTCGGCTTCGGCGGGCTGCTGGTGCTGGCGCCGCTGGGCTACGTGCTGACCTTCGGCCTGTTCGGGCTGCGCGAGCGCGGCGCCGGCGGGCTCGGCATGGCCTCGGCGATCATGATGTGGCTGCAGGCGCTGTGCTTTGCCGTCTACCTGGCGCGCTCGCGGCGCTTCGCGCCGCTGCGCCTGTTCGCGAGCTTCGAGGCGCCGGACCCGCGCGCGCTCGCCGGGTTGCTGAAGACCGGGCTGCCGATCGGCATCACCATCCTGATGGAGGGCGGCCTGTTCATCGTCACCGCGCTGCTGATCGCGCGGCAGGGCGAAGTGCCGGCGGCGGCGCACCAGATCGCGATCAACGTGGCGCAGCTGTGCTTCATGGTGCCGATGGGTGTGGCCGAGGCGACCACGGTACGGGTGGGACGCGCCGCCGGCGCCGGCGATGCGGCCGGGGTGCGCGGCGCGGCGCAGGCCGGCTATGCGATCGTGCTCGGCACGCAGACGTTGTCGGCGCTGGGGTTGCTGCTCGGCCACGACGCCATCGTCGGCGTCTACACCCGCGACATCGCGGTGGCCGGGCTGGCCTCCACGCTGTTGCTGTACGCGGCCACGTTCCAGTTCCCCGACGGGGTGCAGGTGCTGTCGGCCGGCGCGCTGCGCGGGCTCAAGGACACCCGCGTGCCGATGCTGCTCGCACTGTGCTCCTACTGGGGCCTGGGCATGCCGCTGGGCGCCGGGCTCGGCCTGTGGCTGGGCTGGGGGCCCCAGGGCATGTGGATCGGGTTGATCCTGGGCCTGAGCGCGGCGGCGGTGACGATGGCCGCGCGCTTCCGGCTCAGCAGCGCGCGCCTGCTCGCCACCGCCGTCCCCTGA
- a CDS encoding IS30 family transposase, whose translation MSRSYLHLSAEERAVLQIETRRGQSLRSISRLLDRSPSTSSRELARQQATVYRAREAAMRYRTRRQHSVRRRRLTPGTDLFQMVRDHLVLWRWSPQQIAAKLLLMSPDDPAQRVSHETIYATIYAHPRGGLKKELVEALRQRRPSRGSRRTTAAKRSWVPEEPRIVHRPEEVQQRLVPGHWEGDLIKGAFNRSCVGTLVERKTRFVVLCRMDGCTATDALEGFTRQMKKLPASMRTSLTYDRGTEMTRYAELMERLNIDLWFADPHAPWQRGSNENTNGLLRQFLPKGADLSAVSQEYLNHIALLMNTRPRQTLGWKTPSEAMEADIAAFKSRVALES comes from the coding sequence ATGTCAAGAAGCTATCTCCACCTGAGCGCAGAAGAGCGCGCGGTACTCCAAATCGAAACGCGACGTGGTCAGAGCTTACGCTCGATATCCAGGCTGCTGGATAGAAGCCCGTCGACATCGAGCAGGGAGCTGGCCAGGCAGCAAGCCACGGTCTACCGTGCTCGAGAGGCGGCCATGCGTTACCGGACACGACGTCAGCACAGCGTTCGGCGGCGACGGCTGACACCGGGAACGGATTTATTCCAGATGGTGCGCGATCATCTGGTGCTGTGGCGCTGGTCGCCCCAGCAGATTGCTGCCAAGCTGCTCCTCATGTCCCCGGATGATCCTGCCCAGCGCGTCAGTCACGAAACCATCTACGCCACGATCTACGCGCACCCGCGCGGCGGCCTGAAAAAGGAGCTTGTGGAGGCGTTGCGCCAGCGCAGGCCGTCCCGGGGATCACGGCGCACGACCGCCGCCAAACGCAGCTGGGTGCCTGAGGAACCGCGGATCGTGCACCGACCCGAAGAGGTGCAACAGCGGTTGGTCCCAGGACATTGGGAAGGTGACTTGATCAAGGGAGCGTTCAATCGTTCCTGTGTTGGCACCCTGGTGGAGCGCAAGACGCGTTTTGTGGTGCTGTGCCGGATGGACGGCTGCACCGCCACAGACGCACTGGAAGGTTTCACCCGTCAGATGAAGAAGCTCCCCGCATCCATGCGAACCAGCTTGACCTATGACCGTGGCACCGAAATGACGCGCTATGCCGAGCTGATGGAACGGTTGAACATCGACCTGTGGTTTGCCGATCCGCACGCACCGTGGCAGCGCGGAAGCAATGAGAACACCAACGGTCTACTTCGCCAGTTCCTGCCCAAGGGGGCGGACCTATCCGCCGTCAGCCAGGAATACCTCAATCACATCGCGTTGCTGATGAACACTCGCCCTCGCCAGACACTTGGCTGGAAGACGCCTAGCGAGGCAATGGAAGCGGACATCGCAGCGTTCAAATCACGTGTTGCACTTGAATCTTGA
- a CDS encoding IS5 family transposase — protein MQLSFGDAEYNGKRKQTRRERLLAEMDQVVPWKDLLALIAPHYPKSGHPGRQPYPLETMLRIHFLQQWYALSDPGAEEALYDTASMRRFARIGGLDEVPDETTILNFRRLLETHDLARTLFNRVNAHLSRKGQSLRGGTIVDATIIAAPSSTKNKNGERDPEMHQTKKGNQYYFGMKAHIGVDDESGLVHHLECTAANAADITQAHKLLHGKEDTVCGDSGYTGLAKREEMASKRKLRYLIAEKPSKLKQIKSKRELKWAQRWEHAKASLRAKVEHPFRVIKRQFGYVKVRYRGLAKNTAQVLTLFALSNLWLKRKQLLPVVGRVCL, from the coding sequence ATGCAATTGTCTTTCGGCGACGCGGAGTACAACGGCAAGCGCAAGCAGACGCGGCGCGAAAGGTTGCTGGCCGAGATGGATCAGGTGGTGCCGTGGAAAGACCTGCTGGCGCTGATCGCGCCGCACTATCCGAAGTCGGGCCATCCGGGCCGTCAGCCGTACCCGCTGGAGACAATGCTGCGCATCCACTTTCTGCAGCAGTGGTACGCACTGAGCGACCCGGGCGCGGAAGAAGCCTTGTACGACACGGCGTCGATGCGCCGTTTCGCCAGGATCGGCGGGTTGGATGAGGTGCCGGACGAGACCACGATCCTCAACTTCCGCCGGTTGCTGGAGACGCACGATCTGGCGCGCACGCTGTTCAACCGGGTCAACGCGCACCTATCGCGCAAGGGCCAGAGCCTGCGCGGCGGCACCATCGTGGACGCCACGATCATTGCCGCGCCCAGCTCGACCAAGAACAAGAACGGCGAGCGCGACCCGGAAATGCACCAGACCAAGAAGGGCAATCAGTACTACTTCGGGATGAAAGCGCACATCGGCGTGGACGATGAGTCCGGGCTGGTGCACCACTTGGAATGCACGGCGGCCAACGCCGCAGATATCACCCAGGCGCACAAGCTGCTGCACGGCAAGGAAGACACGGTATGCGGCGACAGCGGCTACACCGGGCTGGCCAAGCGCGAGGAGATGGCGAGCAAGCGCAAGCTGCGCTATCTGATCGCGGAGAAGCCCTCGAAGCTGAAGCAGATCAAGAGCAAGCGCGAATTGAAGTGGGCACAGCGCTGGGAGCACGCCAAGGCCAGCCTGAGGGCGAAGGTGGAGCATCCGTTCCGGGTGATCAAGCGCCAGTTTGGCTACGTCAAGGTGCGCTATCGCGGCCTGGCGAAGAACACGGCGCAAGTGCTGACGCTGTTTGCGCTGTCGAACCTGTGGCTGAAGCGAAAGCAGTTGCTGCCTGTCGTGGGGAGGGTGTGCCTGTAA
- a CDS encoding choice-of-anchor X domain-containing protein, translated as MSRLYFSIVSLSFALILPMAAQAEELVPKQLAGPPEEFTQMQSPDPAQSATLSKSALLPVQLTAQAGGARWEGALPAENGHLRFMVFSGDADWQVAATAPGKLLQANAAMLKGQATTLGASVAGAKGVFYAVDKAADGAWTLQLRSNLSKPQQGYLMVEGDERTELASYLRNRHQLVGQPLTLNTVLGGSDARGRALLGAQVGRVKRAELRIIAPDGEERTVAMTDDGMHGDGEAGDGIYGSSFVPDRSGTWIAQVVVHGRDRDGRQFVRTTEHVLPVIDTVTRVRGDVQVSEGYAGRLMLNVPIFAQGADTPTHYRVFGEVWGTSAAGKPVPVAWVGGMSFPHDGHLPLGLDMRWIARAGALAPFTLHNLRVEDPDNFVPLAQVKSLPMVMPAKILAGLSPVADSSIVIDDVMRMGHKPQTPPSPRNAHLLLVHGYCSGPTWPEAQFSNAATFLDPNQSRSNDQFARLLGKFGSRWQSFGTLAHSQGGIAALHLYAYYFSGLDYARGERLLQSVGTPYQGTALAGILAAIGKVVGVGCGTNTDLTYDGAQAWLAGIPSWARAKVNYYTTSSAERPVSWLPFSGVCNLGASLFLHHPNDGTTEQVNGQLPGGINRGHTFGECHVDGMNYPAQYHDTERNAVMDTDAAR; from the coding sequence ATGTCCAGACTCTATTTTTCAATTGTCTCGTTGTCATTCGCCTTGATATTGCCAATGGCCGCACAGGCCGAGGAATTGGTGCCCAAGCAATTGGCGGGCCCGCCCGAGGAATTCACGCAGATGCAGTCCCCCGATCCTGCGCAGTCGGCGACCTTGTCCAAGAGCGCGCTACTGCCAGTGCAATTGACCGCGCAGGCTGGCGGGGCGCGCTGGGAAGGCGCGCTACCGGCGGAAAACGGCCATCTGCGTTTCATGGTCTTCTCCGGTGACGCGGACTGGCAGGTTGCGGCCACCGCTCCGGGCAAGCTGCTACAGGCCAACGCCGCCATGTTGAAGGGCCAGGCGACCACGCTCGGTGCATCGGTTGCCGGCGCAAAAGGCGTTTTCTATGCAGTCGACAAAGCGGCCGACGGCGCGTGGACATTGCAATTACGCTCGAACTTATCGAAGCCGCAACAGGGTTACCTGATGGTGGAGGGCGATGAGCGCACCGAGTTGGCTTCATATCTGCGCAATCGCCATCAATTGGTAGGGCAACCGTTGACGCTCAATACCGTGCTCGGCGGCAGCGACGCCAGGGGTCGGGCGCTGCTTGGCGCCCAGGTTGGGCGTGTCAAGCGTGCGGAACTGCGCATCATCGCCCCCGACGGCGAGGAAAGGACGGTGGCGATGACCGACGACGGTATGCATGGCGATGGCGAGGCTGGCGACGGGATCTATGGCAGCAGTTTCGTACCGGATCGCTCCGGTACGTGGATCGCGCAGGTGGTGGTGCACGGGCGCGACCGCGATGGGCGGCAGTTCGTGCGCACCACCGAGCACGTGCTGCCGGTGATCGATACCGTCACGCGCGTGCGCGGCGATGTCCAGGTAAGCGAGGGCTACGCTGGACGCCTGATGCTGAACGTGCCGATCTTCGCGCAGGGGGCGGACACTCCAACGCACTACCGCGTGTTCGGCGAAGTATGGGGCACCAGCGCTGCCGGGAAGCCGGTGCCGGTGGCATGGGTCGGCGGCATGTCGTTCCCGCACGATGGACACCTGCCGCTGGGCCTGGATATGCGCTGGATCGCGCGCGCCGGCGCGCTCGCCCCGTTCACGCTGCACAACCTGCGCGTCGAGGATCCCGACAACTTCGTGCCGCTGGCGCAAGTAAAGTCGTTGCCGATGGTGATGCCGGCCAAGATTCTCGCCGGCCTGAGCCCGGTCGCCGATAGCAGTATCGTCATCGACGACGTCATGCGCATGGGTCATAAGCCACAGACCCCGCCGAGCCCGAGGAATGCGCATCTGCTGTTGGTGCACGGTTATTGTTCCGGCCCGACCTGGCCGGAAGCGCAATTCAGCAACGCGGCCACCTTTCTCGATCCGAATCAGAGCCGCAGCAACGACCAGTTCGCGCGGTTGCTGGGCAAATTCGGCAGCCGCTGGCAGTCGTTCGGCACGTTGGCGCACAGCCAAGGCGGCATCGCCGCGCTGCATCTGTATGCCTATTACTTCAGCGGCTTGGACTACGCACGCGGCGAGCGGTTGTTGCAATCGGTCGGCACGCCTTACCAGGGCACAGCGCTGGCGGGCATTCTCGCCGCGATCGGTAAGGTGGTGGGCGTGGGTTGCGGTACCAATACCGACCTGACCTACGATGGCGCGCAAGCGTGGCTGGCAGGCATTCCCTCCTGGGCCCGCGCCAAGGTCAATTACTACACGACCTCGTCCGCCGAGAGGCCGGTGTCGTGGCTGCCCTTCAGCGGCGTCTGCAATTTGGGCGCGTCGTTGTTCCTGCACCATCCCAATGACGGCACCACCGAGCAAGTCAACGGGCAGTTGCCGGGCGGCATCAATCGCGGTCACACGTTCGGTGAGTGCCATGTCGACGGCATGAATTATCCAGCGCAGTACCACGATACCGAGCGCAACGCGGTGATGGACACCGACGCCGCGCGCTGA
- a CDS encoding NAD(P)/FAD-dependent oxidoreductase has product MISSLPHLIVVGGGFAGLWATRALAGAPLRITLIDRRNHHLFQPLLYQVATAGLSSPDIAAPLRQILRRQDNVEVRLGDVVRVGKQARQVHLADGQTLHYDYLLVATGATHAYFGHDEWAAHAPGLKTLDNALYLRRHLLLAFERAEAESDPAARAAWLSFAIVGGGPTGVELAGTLAEIARHTLKHEFRCIDPAEARVRLIEAGPRVLASFPERLSAKAQKQLEKLGVEVQTGVPVAAIDASGYRLGGDFVPARTVVWAAGVAASPLGRTLDVPLDRSGRVQVQPDLSVPGHPDVFVAGDLAAVQQVGGRPVPGVAPAAKQMGRHVAENLLQRLRGARGDAPFRYADYGNLATIGRMAAIVHLGRLQLSGLLAWWFWLAAHVFFLIGFRNRLVVLLNWAWAYWSYQRAARIILGDDAHDPKPAPAAPEPPAAA; this is encoded by the coding sequence ATGATCTCATCACTTCCCCACCTGATCGTGGTCGGTGGCGGTTTCGCCGGGCTGTGGGCCACGCGTGCGCTGGCCGGGGCGCCGCTGCGCATCACCTTGATCGACCGCCGCAATCATCACCTGTTCCAGCCGCTGCTGTACCAGGTCGCCACCGCCGGGCTGTCGTCGCCGGACATCGCCGCGCCGCTGCGGCAGATCCTGCGCAGGCAGGACAATGTGGAAGTGCGCCTGGGCGACGTCGTGCGCGTGGGCAAACAGGCACGGCAGGTGCATCTGGCCGACGGCCAGACGCTGCACTACGACTACCTGCTGGTCGCCACCGGCGCCACCCATGCCTACTTCGGCCACGACGAATGGGCCGCGCACGCGCCCGGCCTGAAGACGCTGGACAACGCGCTGTACCTGCGCCGCCACCTGCTGCTCGCGTTCGAGCGCGCCGAGGCCGAGAGCGACCCCGCCGCGCGCGCGGCCTGGCTCAGCTTCGCCATCGTCGGCGGCGGCCCGACCGGGGTGGAACTGGCCGGCACCCTGGCCGAGATCGCGCGGCATACGCTGAAGCACGAGTTCCGCTGCATCGACCCGGCCGAGGCCAGGGTGCGGCTGATCGAAGCCGGGCCGCGCGTGCTGGCCTCGTTCCCCGAGCGGCTGTCGGCCAAGGCGCAAAAGCAGTTGGAGAAGCTCGGCGTGGAGGTGCAGACCGGGGTGCCGGTCGCCGCCATCGACGCCAGCGGCTACCGGCTGGGTGGCGACTTCGTGCCCGCCCGCACCGTGGTCTGGGCCGCCGGCGTGGCGGCTTCGCCGCTGGGGCGGACGCTGGACGTGCCGCTGGACCGCAGCGGCCGCGTGCAGGTGCAGCCGGACCTGAGCGTGCCCGGCCATCCGGACGTGTTCGTCGCCGGCGACCTGGCCGCGGTGCAGCAGGTCGGCGGCAGGCCGGTGCCCGGGGTGGCGCCCGCCGCCAAGCAGATGGGCCGGCATGTGGCCGAAAACCTGCTGCAACGGTTGCGTGGCGCGCGCGGCGACGCGCCGTTCCGCTATGCCGACTACGGCAACCTGGCCACCATCGGGCGCATGGCCGCGATCGTGCATCTCGGCCGCCTGCAGCTGTCCGGCCTGCTGGCCTGGTGGTTCTGGCTGGCGGCGCACGTGTTCTTCCTGATCGGATTCCGCAACCGCCTGGTGGTGCTGCTGAACTGGGCCTGGGCCTACTGGAGCTACCAGCGCGCGGCGCGGATCATCCTCGGCGACGACGCGCACGACCCGAAGCCTGCGCCCGCCGCGCCGGAGCCGCCCGCGGCGGCGTGA
- a CDS encoding primosomal protein N', translating into MPFPAATLRVALPLPLPQLFDYLPPPGDSAVAGAIGRRLRVPFGNRELSGVVAELGQAEDGAGLREALAWLDPVPLLHGELADSLHWLARYSHAPLGEVLAAALPAALRRGEALPDTHAWAWRLTEAGASHRTRPGTRPHRFAELLAAGPLDEDHLDRAMEDWRGPARSLAKRAHAERIAVSASTAAPQPQPGPIPNPEQQAAIDAVVAAPGFAPFLLDGVTGSGKTEVYLQAIAACLARGRQALVLVPEIGLTPQTLARFRARLGVPVHALHSGRNDSARARVWAAAWRGEARVVVGTRSAVFVPLPQAGLIVVDEEHDGSYKQQDAIRYHARDFALVRGKALDVPVLLGSATPSLESLHNAAGGRYAHLRLTRRAGAARPPTVRVLDVRKRPLQDGLSPEVLAGIGSALADGGQVLVFKNRRGYAPVLLCHDCGWTAPCQRCSTPLHATPMTVHAGGRRLQCHHCGARQPAPLACPDCGSLALQPQGIGTERLEERLLQAFPDVPVLRIDRGTTQRRDALETQLATLGTAPGILVGTQILAKGHDLPQLTRVVVVGIDEGLFSADFRASEKLAQQLIQVAGRAGRAARPGEVWLQTHHPGHPLLETLVHGGYHAFAAAELAQRQAAGFPPFAHLALLRAEAKQVEHANAFLAAARALLPERDQVQRFGPMPAPMPRRAGFQRTQLLLSAPARRALHAVLDAAVPAIHALPQARRVRWSLDVDPLDLY; encoded by the coding sequence ATGCCCTTCCCCGCCGCCACCCTCCGCGTCGCCCTGCCGTTGCCGTTGCCGCAGTTGTTCGACTACCTGCCGCCGCCCGGCGACAGCGCCGTGGCCGGCGCCATCGGCCGCCGGCTGCGGGTGCCGTTCGGCAACCGCGAACTGAGCGGAGTGGTCGCCGAACTCGGCCAGGCCGAAGACGGCGCCGGCCTGCGCGAGGCGCTGGCCTGGCTGGACCCGGTCCCGCTGCTGCACGGCGAACTGGCCGATTCGCTGCACTGGCTGGCCCGCTACAGCCACGCGCCGCTGGGCGAGGTGCTGGCGGCCGCGCTGCCGGCGGCGCTGCGCCGCGGCGAGGCGCTGCCCGACACCCATGCCTGGGCCTGGCGCCTGACCGAAGCCGGCGCCAGCCACCGCACCCGTCCCGGCACCCGCCCGCACCGCTTTGCCGAACTGTTGGCGGCCGGACCGCTGGACGAAGACCATCTGGACCGGGCAATGGAAGACTGGCGCGGCCCCGCGCGCAGCCTGGCCAAGCGCGCGCATGCCGAACGCATCGCGGTGTCGGCCAGCACCGCGGCGCCGCAACCGCAACCCGGCCCCATTCCGAACCCGGAACAGCAGGCCGCGATCGACGCCGTCGTCGCCGCGCCGGGCTTCGCCCCGTTCCTGCTCGACGGGGTCACCGGCAGCGGCAAGACCGAGGTCTATCTGCAGGCCATCGCCGCGTGCCTGGCGCGCGGCCGCCAGGCGCTGGTGCTGGTGCCGGAGATCGGCCTGACCCCGCAGACCCTGGCGCGGTTCCGCGCGCGCCTGGGCGTGCCGGTGCACGCGTTGCATTCCGGACGCAACGACAGCGCGCGCGCGCGGGTCTGGGCCGCGGCCTGGCGCGGCGAGGCGCGGGTGGTGGTCGGCACCCGCTCGGCGGTGTTCGTGCCGCTGCCGCAGGCCGGGCTGATCGTGGTCGACGAGGAGCACGACGGCAGCTACAAGCAGCAGGACGCGATCCGCTACCACGCGCGCGATTTCGCCCTGGTGCGCGGCAAGGCGCTGGACGTGCCGGTGCTGCTGGGCAGCGCCACGCCGTCGCTGGAAAGCCTGCACAACGCCGCCGGCGGCCGCTACGCGCACCTGCGCCTGACCCGCCGCGCCGGCGCTGCGCGGCCGCCGACGGTACGCGTGCTCGACGTGCGCAAGCGCCCGCTGCAGGACGGGCTGTCGCCGGAGGTGCTGGCCGGCATCGGCAGCGCGCTGGCCGACGGCGGCCAGGTGCTGGTGTTCAAGAACCGCCGCGGCTACGCGCCGGTGCTGCTGTGCCACGACTGCGGCTGGACCGCGCCGTGCCAGCGCTGCAGCACCCCGCTGCACGCCACGCCGATGACCGTGCATGCCGGCGGCCGGCGCCTGCAATGCCACCATTGCGGCGCGCGGCAGCCGGCGCCGCTGGCCTGCCCGGACTGCGGCAGCCTGGCGCTGCAACCGCAGGGCATCGGCACCGAGCGCCTGGAAGAGCGCCTGCTGCAGGCCTTCCCCGACGTGCCGGTGCTGCGTATCGACCGCGGCACCACCCAGCGCCGCGACGCGCTGGAGACGCAACTGGCCACGCTCGGCACCGCGCCCGGGATCCTGGTCGGCACGCAGATCCTGGCCAAGGGCCACGACCTGCCGCAGCTGACCCGGGTGGTGGTGGTCGGCATCGACGAAGGCCTGTTCTCGGCCGACTTCCGCGCCAGCGAGAAACTGGCGCAGCAACTGATCCAGGTCGCCGGCCGCGCCGGCCGCGCCGCGCGCCCCGGCGAGGTCTGGCTACAGACCCACCATCCCGGCCACCCGCTGCTGGAAACCCTGGTGCACGGCGGCTACCACGCCTTCGCCGCCGCCGAACTGGCGCAGCGCCAGGCGGCCGGCTTCCCGCCGTTCGCGCATCTGGCGCTGCTGCGCGCCGAGGCCAAGCAGGTCGAACACGCCAACGCCTTCCTCGCCGCGGCGCGCGCGCTGCTGCCGGAACGGGACCAGGTGCAACGCTTCGGTCCGATGCCGGCGCCGATGCCGCGCCGTGCCGGTTTCCAGCGCACCCAATTGCTGCTGTCGGCACCGGCGCGACGCGCGCTGCACGCGGTGCTGGACGCGGCGGTCCCGGCGATCCATGCGCTGCCGCAGGCGCGGCGGGTGCGATGGTCGCTGGACGTGGATCCGCTCGATCTGTATTGA